A genomic region of Phenylobacterium parvum contains the following coding sequences:
- a CDS encoding SNF2-related protein → MVKQQFEPDSSPHPDRRRNLPIRALMTASLRYTPYQAAYFAHFLTREGLEGDGLTQSLSAARVDLNPHQVEAAMFAMRSPLSKGVLLADEVGLGKTIEAALVISQRWWERKRRLLLIAPASLRKQWAQELHEKFSLPSVILDAKRVKDLAKAGKDNPLGKAEGVVILSYEYAARIAEDIRKVLWDLVVFDEAHKLRNVYRAAETSRAAILRSALADRQKLLLTATPLQNNLMELYGLVTVIDDQFFGSADAFRAEFGGREDRKALSILGRRLEPICKRTLRRQVQKAGLINYTNRLPKTFDFTPDRLEEDLYKHMSDYLQREDTVAVGKNGRHLVTLVLRKILGSSSFAVAATLDKMLTRLERKQAVSEETLDDIDGVAETADEWREGEQTAEADALEEEAEGAAKDIDPAVLKAEIDELARYRDLARSISTNAKGKALLDSLPGVLDEIVGKGGQRKAVIFTESVRTQSYLRDLLEEHGFAGQTVILNGANADKDSREIYKAWLEKHRGTEAVSGSKTADMKAALVDAFRSDRTILIATESGAEGINLQFCSLLINYDLPWNPQRVEQRIGRCHRYGQKIDVTVVNFMNRKNQAEARIVELLQTKFQLFDGVFGSSDEVLGAIESGVDIERRILEIVQSCRTNDDINAAFDALQTELVVEIDEAKKSARDQILAAMDDKVVERLKMQETSLHRSLDEFKRALLLLARAELPDARFHDDHAERFDWRGDTYTTEWPLADDRGWNFFRLADGRLADQLVAQAKARDLNAASVTFDYGAYDGNLGDVAERIGASGWMQAARLTLKTPARTFDEIIVGAVTDDGEVLDGETAARMMLVPAQIGDVAPTSSAPEALATLVGERQTAIVQQAQTRLGDFLEEEEERLDNWRDDARVSFDAQIKALAKEAKEKTKLSRAVQGLQEKVEHQREANALKRQADDLNHQLYTRLREIDAERERMLDEIAEKLNLTPTLTPLFTIRWDIAG, encoded by the coding sequence ATGGTGAAACAACAGTTTGAGCCCGATTCCAGTCCGCATCCCGACCGGCGTCGAAATCTCCCCATCCGAGCCTTGATGACCGCATCACTCCGCTACACGCCCTATCAGGCGGCCTATTTCGCCCACTTCCTGACCCGTGAGGGACTGGAAGGCGATGGCCTTACGCAATCGCTGTCTGCCGCCCGCGTCGATCTCAACCCCCATCAGGTCGAAGCGGCGATGTTCGCTATGCGCTCGCCCCTATCCAAGGGCGTGCTGCTGGCCGACGAGGTGGGGCTGGGTAAGACAATCGAAGCCGCGCTCGTCATCAGCCAGCGCTGGTGGGAGCGGAAGCGTCGCCTCCTGCTGATAGCCCCGGCCTCGCTGCGCAAGCAGTGGGCTCAAGAGCTTCACGAGAAGTTCTCCCTCCCGTCCGTGATCCTCGATGCCAAGCGGGTGAAGGACTTGGCCAAGGCCGGGAAGGACAACCCGCTCGGCAAGGCCGAAGGCGTGGTGATCCTGTCCTACGAATATGCCGCCCGCATCGCCGAGGACATCCGCAAGGTGTTGTGGGACTTGGTGGTGTTTGACGAAGCCCACAAGCTGCGGAACGTCTACCGGGCGGCCGAAACCTCCCGTGCCGCCATTCTCCGATCCGCGCTCGCCGACCGGCAGAAGCTCCTGCTGACGGCCACGCCGCTTCAGAACAACCTCATGGAACTCTATGGGCTGGTCACCGTCATCGACGACCAGTTCTTCGGTTCGGCCGACGCGTTCAGGGCCGAGTTCGGCGGCCGGGAGGACCGCAAGGCCCTGTCGATCTTGGGCCGCCGGTTGGAGCCGATCTGCAAGCGCACGCTGCGGCGGCAGGTCCAGAAGGCGGGCCTGATCAACTACACCAACCGCCTGCCCAAGACCTTCGACTTCACGCCCGACCGGCTTGAGGAAGACCTCTACAAGCACATGTCGGACTACCTTCAGCGCGAGGACACGGTTGCGGTCGGGAAGAATGGCCGCCACCTCGTCACCCTCGTTCTGCGGAAGATTCTCGGCTCGTCGTCATTCGCGGTCGCCGCGACCTTGGACAAGATGCTCACCCGCTTGGAGCGGAAGCAGGCTGTCTCGGAGGAAACCCTCGACGACATCGATGGCGTGGCGGAGACGGCCGACGAATGGCGCGAAGGCGAGCAGACGGCCGAAGCCGACGCGCTCGAAGAGGAAGCCGAGGGCGCGGCAAAGGACATCGATCCCGCCGTGCTGAAGGCCGAGATCGACGAACTGGCCCGCTACCGTGATCTGGCCCGGTCGATCAGCACCAACGCCAAAGGCAAGGCCCTGCTCGACAGCCTGCCGGGTGTGCTGGACGAGATCGTTGGCAAGGGCGGCCAGCGGAAGGCGGTGATCTTCACCGAGTCCGTCCGCACCCAATCCTACCTGCGCGATCTTCTGGAAGAGCATGGCTTCGCCGGTCAGACCGTGATCCTCAACGGGGCCAACGCCGACAAGGACAGCCGCGAAATCTACAAGGCGTGGCTTGAGAAGCACCGGGGCACCGAGGCCGTGTCCGGCTCGAAGACCGCCGACATGAAGGCCGCGCTCGTCGATGCCTTCCGCAGCGACCGGACGATCCTGATCGCCACGGAGTCCGGCGCCGAGGGCATCAATCTTCAGTTCTGCTCCCTGCTCATCAACTACGACCTGCCGTGGAACCCCCAGCGGGTCGAGCAGCGCATCGGCCGCTGCCACCGCTACGGCCAGAAGATCGACGTGACCGTCGTCAACTTCATGAACCGGAAGAACCAAGCCGAGGCCCGAATCGTCGAACTGCTACAGACCAAGTTCCAGCTTTTCGACGGCGTGTTCGGCTCGTCCGACGAGGTGCTGGGCGCCATCGAGTCCGGCGTGGACATCGAGCGTCGCATCCTCGAAATCGTCCAGTCCTGCCGCACCAACGACGACATCAACGCCGCCTTCGACGCGCTTCAGACCGAGCTTGTCGTCGAGATCGACGAGGCCAAGAAGTCCGCTCGGGACCAAATCCTCGCCGCCATGGACGACAAGGTGGTCGAGCGGCTGAAGATGCAGGAGACCTCGCTTCATCGCTCGCTCGACGAGTTCAAGCGCGCGCTGCTCCTGCTGGCGCGCGCCGAGCTTCCCGACGCTCGCTTTCACGACGACCATGCCGAACGGTTCGACTGGCGGGGCGACACCTACACGACCGAATGGCCGCTCGCGGACGACCGTGGCTGGAACTTCTTTAGGCTCGCCGACGGCCGCCTTGCTGACCAGTTGGTCGCACAGGCCAAGGCGCGTGACCTGAATGCTGCGTCGGTCACCTTCGACTACGGCGCCTACGACGGGAACCTTGGCGATGTCGCGGAACGCATCGGTGCGAGCGGCTGGATGCAAGCGGCGCGGCTGACGCTGAAGACACCGGCGCGCACCTTTGACGAGATCATCGTGGGGGCCGTGACCGATGACGGCGAGGTGCTCGATGGTGAGACCGCCGCGCGAATGATGCTGGTGCCCGCGCAGATCGGTGACGTGGCGCCGACTTCATCGGCTCCTGAAGCGTTGGCCACGCTCGTGGGCGAACGGCAGACGGCCATCGTGCAGCAGGCTCAGACCCGGCTGGGCGACTTCCTCGAAGAGGAAGAAGAGCGGCTGGACAACTGGCGCGACGATGCGCGGGTGTCATTCGACGCGCAGATCAAGGCTTTGGCCAAGGAGGCGAAGGAGAAGACCAAGCTCTCCCGCGCCGTTCAGGGCCTTCAGGAGAAGGTCGAGCATCAGCGTGAGGCTAATGCGCTGAAGCGGCAGGCTGACGACCTAAACCACCAACTCTACACCCGGCTGCGGGAGATCGACGCGGAACGCGAGCGGATGCTCGACGAGATCGCCGAGAAGCTGAACCTCACGCCGACCCTAACCCCCCTGTTTACGATCCGATGGGACATCGCCGGATGA